A window of the Acidovorax sp. YS12 genome harbors these coding sequences:
- the flgL gene encoding flagellar hook-associated protein FlgL: MSNSLTIYRMGTANTYDNARQNLNVRQNILSGLQENLTAGKRVVRPSDDPVAAAQAERALTRINRIQTEQRALEVQRNAVAQAESTLGDAVKLVQNMREIMVAAGGGTLKPEDRKTYANQLQSLREQLTDVVNRKDTNGIPLLGALGSALTPFLGPLTGNPDYQFDGLPGQNASTGVTVPLTLDGHSAFMFDPQRDGVYNASLSNANPAYPQDGRRFGTDAVQVTNAHLLQQPAPPANPYTYSVTFTGVTMNPDGTYDATYDISSDNPNYTSPGPQTVAGLKADQLTAIPVSIDDPGGATLKFNISATPAKDKDGNLVLSPAPGDTVTLTTSPSIASVIDTAIRDIGGAANNNAASQAVGQALANIDKGLERLHNIRGYAGELLNRADRITGDQENRSLQLEADRSRAEDLDMIKGISDFQNAQVGYQAALQSYAQVQKLSLFNYIS; the protein is encoded by the coding sequence ATGAGCAACAGCCTCACCATCTACCGCATGGGCACGGCCAACACGTACGACAACGCGCGCCAGAACCTGAACGTGCGCCAGAACATCCTGTCGGGCCTGCAGGAGAACCTCACGGCCGGCAAGCGCGTGGTGCGCCCCAGCGACGACCCCGTGGCCGCCGCGCAGGCCGAGCGCGCGCTCACGCGCATCAACCGCATCCAGACCGAGCAGCGCGCGCTTGAAGTGCAGCGCAACGCCGTGGCCCAGGCCGAATCGACGCTGGGCGACGCCGTGAAGCTGGTGCAGAACATGCGCGAGATCATGGTGGCCGCGGGCGGCGGCACGCTCAAGCCCGAGGACCGCAAGACCTACGCCAACCAGCTGCAGAGCCTGCGCGAGCAACTCACCGATGTGGTCAACCGCAAGGACACCAACGGCATTCCGCTGCTGGGCGCGCTCGGCAGCGCGCTCACGCCCTTCCTCGGGCCGCTCACGGGCAACCCCGACTACCAGTTCGACGGCCTGCCTGGCCAGAACGCCAGCACCGGCGTGACCGTGCCGCTCACGCTCGACGGCCACTCGGCCTTCATGTTCGACCCGCAGCGCGACGGCGTATACAACGCCAGCCTCTCCAACGCCAACCCGGCCTACCCGCAAGACGGGCGCCGCTTCGGCACCGACGCCGTGCAGGTCACCAACGCGCACCTGCTGCAGCAGCCCGCGCCGCCGGCCAACCCGTACACCTACTCCGTCACATTCACCGGCGTGACGATGAACCCCGACGGCACCTACGACGCCACCTACGACATCAGCAGCGACAACCCCAACTACACCTCGCCCGGCCCGCAGACCGTGGCCGGGCTGAAGGCCGACCAGCTGACCGCCATCCCCGTCAGCATCGACGACCCCGGCGGCGCCACGCTCAAGTTCAACATCAGCGCCACGCCCGCCAAGGACAAGGACGGCAACCTGGTGCTCTCGCCCGCCCCGGGCGACACCGTGACGCTCACCACCAGTCCCAGCATCGCCAGCGTCATCGACACGGCCATCCGCGACATCGGCGGCGCCGCCAACAACAACGCCGCCAGCCAGGCCGTGGGCCAGGCGCTGGCCAACATCGACAAGGGCCTGGAGCGCCTGCACAACATACGCGGCTACGCGGGCGAGTTGCTCAACCGCGCCGACCGCATCACCGGCGACCAGGAAAACCGCTCGCTCCAGCTCGAAGCCGACCGTTCGCGCGCCGAGGATCTGGATATGATCAAAGGCATTTCCGACTTCCAGAACGCCCAGGTCGGATACCAGGCCGCCCTCCAGTCCTACGCCCAGGTACAGAAGCTGAGCCTGTTCAACTACATCAGCTAA
- the flgK gene encoding flagellar hook-associated protein FlgK, translating to MSLLNVGARALIANQVALQTTGHNIANVSTPGYSRQSAQMVTVQGQFTGNGYVGQGVDVQTILRNHNELLTRQAAMAGSAQSSDVVRAQRLEQMQDVFSGGKDGLGTALSDMLGSLSDILNSPTDMTARTVTLTRMGETAARFRSAADRLYDIENTVNEQLKNNVTKINSLAKNIADVNEQIASATGNGQVPNDLLDKRDQLIRELNQYIQTTQIPADDGTVGLFIAGSQPLVLGTTATPMSVSEASEFPGSGKMALYFNRPGASPLELNESMLGGGEVTGLLRFANNDLAEGRNLLGRMAQAIGMSMNEQNKLGLTLDGQFGKDLFAVPTSAPGYSSGAGVGSVAFSSPTQFAASDYEVRFTTPPAGQVVRLSDGKATAFTDLTDLASQQIDGLTFNVTTAGNAGERILFKPFANTAANVQALVNAPSELAAANPINAAMGTANAGSLQLAGLKATGQPNPPGLVLPPNGDTATPPAFPGGIQLQFNAGPPATYDVLNRGSNPPTTLATAQPYVSGQPINFNGWQITLQGTPKTGDTVNVGNALDPQYGDAYKRNAGNAGALMNLRDAQMFDNATLQDGWASAMSQVGTRTQSAQYAANMSTSIADSLESQRVAVSGVNLDEEAAKLIQYQQAYQASAKMLQIAQSIFDSLLQTVSR from the coding sequence ATGAGCCTCTTGAACGTCGGCGCCCGCGCCCTGATAGCCAACCAGGTGGCCCTGCAGACCACCGGCCACAACATCGCCAACGTCAGCACCCCCGGCTATTCGCGCCAGTCGGCGCAGATGGTCACCGTGCAGGGCCAGTTCACCGGCAACGGCTACGTGGGCCAGGGCGTGGACGTGCAGACCATCCTGCGCAACCACAACGAGCTGCTGACGCGCCAGGCCGCCATGGCGGGCTCGGCGCAGTCGTCCGACGTGGTGCGCGCGCAGCGCCTGGAGCAGATGCAGGACGTGTTCTCGGGCGGCAAGGACGGCCTGGGCACAGCCCTTTCCGACATGCTGGGCTCGCTGTCGGACATCCTGAACTCGCCCACCGACATGACCGCGCGCACCGTGACGCTGACGCGCATGGGCGAGACGGCTGCGCGCTTCCGCTCCGCCGCGGACCGCCTCTACGACATCGAGAACACGGTCAACGAGCAGCTCAAGAACAACGTCACCAAGATCAACAGCCTGGCCAAGAACATTGCCGACGTGAACGAGCAGATCGCCTCGGCCACCGGCAACGGCCAGGTGCCCAACGACCTGCTGGACAAGCGCGACCAGCTCATCCGCGAGCTCAACCAGTACATCCAGACCACGCAGATTCCCGCCGACGACGGCACCGTGGGCCTGTTCATCGCCGGCAGCCAGCCGCTGGTGCTGGGCACCACGGCCACGCCGATGTCGGTGAGCGAGGCCAGCGAATTCCCCGGCAGCGGCAAGATGGCCTTGTACTTCAACCGCCCCGGCGCCTCGCCGCTGGAGCTGAACGAGAGCATGCTCGGCGGCGGCGAAGTGACCGGCCTGCTGCGCTTCGCCAACAACGACCTGGCCGAGGGCCGCAACCTGCTCGGGCGCATGGCGCAGGCCATCGGCATGAGCATGAACGAGCAGAACAAGCTCGGCCTCACGCTCGACGGCCAGTTCGGCAAGGACCTGTTCGCCGTACCCACCAGCGCGCCCGGCTACAGCAGCGGCGCGGGCGTGGGCAGCGTCGCCTTCAGCAGCCCGACCCAGTTCGCCGCCTCGGACTACGAAGTGCGCTTCACCACCCCGCCCGCAGGCCAGGTGGTGCGCCTGTCGGACGGCAAGGCCACCGCCTTCACCGACCTGACCGACCTGGCCAGCCAGCAGATCGACGGCCTGACCTTCAACGTCACCACCGCCGGCAACGCGGGCGAACGCATCCTGTTCAAGCCGTTCGCCAACACCGCAGCCAACGTCCAGGCGCTGGTCAACGCCCCCAGCGAACTGGCCGCCGCCAACCCCATCAACGCCGCCATGGGCACGGCCAACGCGGGCTCGCTGCAATTGGCCGGACTCAAGGCCACGGGCCAGCCCAACCCGCCCGGCCTGGTGCTGCCGCCCAATGGCGACACGGCCACGCCGCCCGCCTTCCCCGGCGGCATCCAGCTGCAGTTCAATGCCGGGCCGCCGGCCACCTACGACGTGCTCAACCGCGGCAGCAACCCGCCGACCACGCTGGCCACGGCCCAGCCCTACGTCTCGGGCCAGCCCATCAACTTCAACGGCTGGCAGATCACGCTGCAGGGCACACCGAAGACCGGCGACACGGTGAACGTCGGCAACGCGCTGGACCCGCAGTACGGCGACGCCTACAAGCGCAATGCCGGCAACGCCGGCGCGCTGATGAACCTGCGCGATGCGCAGATGTTCGACAACGCCACGCTGCAGGATGGCTGGGCCAGCGCCATGTCGCAGGTCGGCACGCGCACGCAGAGCGCGCAGTACGCCGCCAACATGTCCACCAGCATCGCCGACAGCCTGGAAAGCCAGCGCGTGGCGGTGTCCGGCGTCAACCTCGACGAGGAAGCGGCCAAGCTGATCCAGTACCAGCAGGCGTACCAGGCATCGGCCAAAATGCTGCAAATTGCCCAGAGCATCTTCGACAGCCTGCTGCAGACCGTCAGCCGCTGA
- the flgJ gene encoding flagellar assembly peptidoglycan hydrolase FlgJ: MAYTSTLPAGNTMASQALAADGRALNALKVQAGQNSPEAAREAAKQFESLFMREMIKSMREATMKSGLLDGAEGNLANDLYDQQLSVQMSGLPGGLTEAIQRQLTRQMGGAEAELSVPSTLSLDTSALRRTASTKNSTTPSPKGLDAFVQHHRATAERVAQDSGIPASFMLGQAGHETGWGKGEIRHKDGSAAYNLFGIKAGKSWTGKVAEVTTTEYINGVARKVTAKFRAYDSYEDSFRDYARLINDNPRYEKARGKVGSAVAYATELQKAGYATDPEYASKLSRAIQSTLRVGRAQA; encoded by the coding sequence ATGGCCTACACCAGCACCCTGCCTGCCGGCAACACCATGGCCAGCCAGGCCCTGGCGGCCGACGGACGCGCGCTCAACGCGCTCAAGGTGCAGGCCGGCCAGAACAGCCCCGAGGCAGCGCGCGAAGCCGCGAAGCAGTTCGAATCGCTGTTCATGCGCGAAATGATCAAGAGCATGCGCGAGGCGACGATGAAGTCCGGCCTGCTCGACGGCGCCGAGGGCAACCTGGCCAACGACCTGTACGACCAGCAGCTGTCGGTGCAGATGTCGGGCCTGCCCGGCGGCCTGACCGAAGCCATCCAGCGCCAGCTCACGCGCCAGATGGGCGGCGCCGAGGCCGAGCTGTCGGTGCCCTCCACGCTGAGCCTGGACACGAGCGCGCTGCGCCGCACGGCCAGCACGAAGAACAGCACCACGCCCTCGCCCAAGGGGCTGGACGCCTTCGTGCAGCACCACCGCGCCACGGCCGAGCGCGTGGCGCAGGACAGCGGCATTCCCGCCAGCTTCATGCTCGGCCAGGCCGGCCACGAGACCGGCTGGGGCAAGGGCGAGATCCGCCACAAGGACGGCAGCGCCGCCTACAACCTGTTCGGCATCAAGGCCGGCAAGAGCTGGACCGGCAAGGTGGCCGAGGTCACCACCACCGAATACATCAACGGCGTGGCGCGCAAGGTCACGGCCAAGTTCCGCGCCTACGACTCCTACGAGGACTCGTTCCGCGACTACGCCCGCCTCATCAACGACAACCCGCGCTACGAGAAGGCGCGCGGCAAGGTCGGCTCCGCCGTGGCCTACGCCACCGAGCTGCAGAAGGCCGGCTACGCCACCGACCCCGAATACGCCAGCAAGCTCAGCCGCGCCATCCAGAGCACCCTGCGGGTGGGCCGCGCGCAAGCCTGA
- a CDS encoding flagellar basal body P-ring protein FlgI, with the protein MRALPFPRLAPWLLLALLASAWSLPAHALRIKEVAAVQGVRSNQLTGYGLVVGLDGTGDQTTQMPITTQAVQNYLQQMGITLPPGTTAPQLKNVATVIVTAQLPAFAQPGQFIDINVSSIGNAKSLRGGTLIATPLRGADGEIYALAQGNVVVGGAGASAGGSKVQINHLSAGRVPEGAQVERAVPTPLHEGSTITLGLNASDFQTARKVAQAINNRAGAGTATALDGRTVQVNAPLEPGARVNFIAELEELQVADATPAAKVVINARTGSIVLNQAVTLGPCAIAHGNLAITISSTPVISQPNPLSQGQTVVAQKSDIQIKQEPGIMMTLPPSPQLADVVRAINTLGATPQDLLAILQAIKAAGALNAELEVI; encoded by the coding sequence ATGAGAGCCTTGCCCTTCCCACGTCTCGCCCCCTGGCTGCTGCTGGCACTGCTGGCCAGTGCCTGGAGCCTGCCCGCGCACGCCCTGCGCATCAAGGAAGTGGCTGCCGTGCAAGGCGTGCGCAGCAACCAGCTCACGGGCTATGGCCTGGTGGTGGGCCTGGATGGCACGGGCGACCAGACCACGCAGATGCCCATCACCACCCAGGCGGTGCAGAACTACCTGCAGCAGATGGGCATCACGCTGCCGCCGGGCACCACGGCGCCGCAGCTCAAGAACGTGGCCACGGTGATCGTCACGGCGCAGCTGCCGGCGTTCGCGCAGCCGGGGCAGTTCATCGACATCAACGTCTCCTCCATCGGCAACGCCAAGTCGCTGCGCGGCGGCACGCTGATCGCCACGCCGCTGCGCGGCGCCGACGGCGAGATCTACGCCCTGGCCCAGGGCAACGTGGTGGTGGGCGGCGCGGGCGCGTCGGCCGGCGGCAGCAAGGTGCAGATCAACCACCTGAGCGCGGGCCGCGTGCCCGAGGGCGCGCAGGTGGAGCGCGCTGTGCCCACGCCGCTGCACGAGGGCAGCACCATCACGCTGGGGCTGAACGCCTCGGACTTCCAGACCGCGCGCAAGGTGGCCCAGGCCATCAACAACCGCGCGGGCGCGGGCACGGCCACGGCGCTGGACGGGCGCACCGTGCAGGTCAACGCCCCGCTGGAGCCGGGCGCGCGCGTCAACTTCATCGCCGAGCTGGAGGAGCTGCAGGTGGCCGACGCCACGCCCGCCGCCAAGGTGGTCATCAACGCGCGCACCGGCTCCATCGTGCTCAACCAGGCCGTGACGCTGGGCCCCTGCGCCATCGCGCACGGCAACCTGGCCATCACCATCAGCAGCACGCCGGTCATCAGCCAGCCCAACCCGCTGTCGCAAGGCCAGACCGTGGTGGCGCAGAAGAGCGACATCCAGATCAAGCAGGAGCCCGGCATCATGATGACGCTGCCGCCCTCGCCGCAACTGGCCGACGTGGTGCGCGCCATCAACACCCTGGGCGCCACGCCGCAGGACCTGCTGGCCATCCTGCAGGCCATCAAGGCCGCCGGCGCGCTCAACGCCGAGCTGGAGGTGATCTAG
- a CDS encoding tyrosine-type recombinase/integrase, with amino-acid sequence MPPPNTPPELPDEALRYLAHVRVEKRLAARTLALYTQDLLRLQQYAQAAGLPLLQLTSGHLRRFIAQMHGGGRSARGIALILSGWRGFYRWAARQGLAEHNPAQGLRAPKAPKPLPKALAVDDAVRLADFAQPGEDPWAEARDAAMVELLYGCGLRVGELVGLDVAASPAAHQQGRGWIDLDAAEAHVFGKGSKRRSLPVGRAALAALRAWLALREQPFGARLADGALFVGRRGARLSAASVWARLRQRGQQAGLSTPVHPHMLRHSFASHLLQSSGDLRAVQELLGHASITTTQAYTRLDFQHLARVYDQAHPRAKKKPSPP; translated from the coding sequence ATGCCGCCGCCAAACACCCCCCCGGAATTGCCCGACGAAGCCCTGCGCTACCTGGCGCACGTGCGCGTGGAAAAGCGCCTGGCCGCGCGCACGCTGGCGCTGTACACGCAGGACCTGCTGCGCCTGCAGCAGTACGCGCAGGCGGCGGGCCTGCCGCTGCTGCAGCTCACCAGCGGGCACCTGCGCCGCTTCATCGCGCAGATGCACGGCGGCGGGCGCAGCGCGCGCGGCATCGCGCTCATCCTCTCGGGCTGGCGCGGCTTCTACCGCTGGGCGGCGCGCCAGGGGCTGGCCGAGCACAACCCTGCGCAGGGCCTGCGCGCGCCCAAGGCGCCCAAGCCCTTGCCCAAGGCCCTGGCGGTGGACGACGCCGTGCGCCTGGCGGATTTCGCGCAGCCCGGCGAAGACCCGTGGGCCGAGGCGCGCGACGCCGCCATGGTGGAGCTGCTGTACGGCTGCGGCCTGCGCGTGGGCGAGCTGGTGGGCCTGGACGTGGCCGCCAGCCCCGCCGCGCACCAGCAGGGGCGCGGCTGGATCGACCTCGACGCGGCCGAGGCCCACGTCTTCGGCAAGGGCAGCAAGCGCCGCAGCCTGCCCGTGGGCCGCGCCGCGCTGGCGGCGCTGCGCGCCTGGCTGGCGCTGCGCGAACAGCCCTTCGGCGCGCGGCTGGCGGACGGCGCGCTGTTCGTGGGCCGGCGCGGCGCGCGCCTGTCAGCCGCGTCAGTGTGGGCGCGCCTGCGCCAGCGCGGCCAGCAGGCCGGGCTGAGCACGCCCGTGCATCCGCACATGCTGCGCCACTCGTTCGCCAGCCACCTGCTGCAGTCCAGCGGCGACCTGCGCGCGGTGCAGGAACTGCTGGGCCACGCCAGCATCACCACCACGCAGGCCTATACCCGGCTCGACTTTCAGCACCTGGCCCGGGTGTACGACCAGGCGCACCCCCGCGCAAAAAAGAAGCCCTCACCCCCCTGA